In one Amaranthus tricolor cultivar Red isolate AtriRed21 chromosome 8, ASM2621246v1, whole genome shotgun sequence genomic region, the following are encoded:
- the LOC130820387 gene encoding zinc finger CCCH domain-containing protein 62-like, which yields MAMKTIAATIHLHFQECESIHDEEDDVYELDDDVSDENDFSDDGCIGADYDDNQSLSNRVIHFLQGKHDLQELSLIACKSYLRRHDLRVSGNKDECIRRVQEHWSFDKVTRKGKLLGKRTIAGRVVKESYGAAKQQHTFTIRAYY from the exons ATGGCGATGAAGACGATAGCTGCGAcgattcatcttcattttcaag AATGTGAGTCAATCCACGATGAAGAAGACGATGTTTATGAGTTGGATGATGACGTATCCGACGAGAATGATTTTTCCGATGATGGCTGCATTGGAGCTGATTATGACGACAATCAGTCTCTCTCTAATCGAGTCATTCACTTTCTTCAAG GAAAACATGATTTGCAAGAGTTAAGCCTTATAGCTTGCAAATCCTATTTGAGAAGACATGACCTTAGAGTGTCGgggaacaaggatgaatgtatTCGTAGGGTACAGGAGCACTGGAG TTTTGACAAAGTGACAAGGAAAGGTAAACTTCTTGGGAAAAGAACAATTGCTGGACGAGTCGTAAAAGAAAGCTATGGTGCAGCAAAGCAACAACATACATTCACAATAAGGGCGTATTATTGA
- the LOC130821618 gene encoding uncharacterized protein LOC130821618, whose amino-acid sequence MIYFIEVLWSKGIKKLLPLFPLLVKGQNLYRLKTYKQLWKNEGQRRNVLVEKHRRGTSAWIKRAKRKKTCFSNEGSKATSRGKSWNVFHCERASHTSYPERGKHFGAEKGDSLSRHSTTNCNNQKFNLKHRATVRKSKDVHTKSFQRPQKIVFQNGNNEIHSNHGSFQKRFEPPVGPHYRSAPLCSHSSEFLGEISYHGPLVMPPSQNTVFNHRSFHNLYDMRAPQMARMNSRQFLPIRTAHGQWTNDLLNCSVHGCNEPGSNACAIFACWRCCQRAGVVCNVHR is encoded by the exons ATGATATATTTT ATTGAGGTACTCTGGAGCAAGGGGATAAAGAAATTGCTTCCTCTCTTTCCTTTGCTCGTCAAGGGACAAAATCTATATAGATTGAAAACCTACAAACAG CTCTGGAAGAATGAGGGACAAAGAAGGAATGTTCTTGTTGAAAAGCATAGACGAGGGACATCTGCATGGATTAAAAGAGCAAAGAGGAAGAAAACTTGTTTTAGCAATGAAGGTTCAAAGGCTACGAGCC GAGGAAAATCTTGGAATGTTTTTCATTGTGAAAGAGCGTCTCATACGAGTTATCCTGAACGAGGCAAACATTTTGGCGCAGAGAAAGGGGACTCATTATCAAGACATTCAACCACTAATTGCAATAATCAAAAGTTTAATTTGAAACATCGAGCTACGGTAAGAAAATCGAAAGATGTACATACTAAATCCTTTCAGAGACCTCAAAAGATAGTCTTCCAGAATGGAAATAACGAGATTCATTCAAATCATGGTTCTTTCCAAAAACGTTTCGAGCCTCCGGTAGGGCCTCATTATAGAAGTGCACCATTATGTTCACATTCTAGTGAATTCCTGGGTGAAATCTCTTATCATGGTCCATTGGTCATGCCTCCATCACAAAATACTGTTTTCAATCACAGATCCTTCCATAATCTGTATGACATGCGAGCACCACAGATGGCTCGTATGAACTCTCGGCAGTTCCTTCCTATAAGAACGGCGCATGGACAATGGACTAATGATCTTTTGAACTGCTCAGTTCATGGATGTAACGAACCTGGATCGAATGCATGTGCCATATTTGCATGTTGGAGATGTTGTCAAAGGGCGGGGGTGGTTTGCAATGTTCATCGATGA
- the LOC130820386 gene encoding uncharacterized protein LOC130820386, which translates to MPKSSSISSSTPSKGIAAIVGVGLKLGKSIARKFAHEGYTVAILSRDLGSLSKIAEEIAREEKAQVFAIRIDCSDTRSIREAFEGVLSLGFVEVLVYNAAYQPLPLHPTNFTEIPVNSFEKSLAVSSVGAFHCAQQVLPGMVERGRGTILFTGCSASLGGMSGFSELCCGKFALRGLSQCLAREFQSQGIHVAHVIIDGLVGAPRMPSILQRTTTGEQPSGVGGRAADGLMDPDSLAQTYWHLHLQDRSAWTQEIDLRPSTTFRFF; encoded by the exons ATGCCAAAGTCTAGTAGCATCTCCTCGAGCACTCCCTCCAAAGGCATTGCAGCCATTGTTGGGGTAGGCCTTAAACTGGGAAAATCCATAGCCCGCAAGTTTGCTCATGAAGGCTACACAGTTGCTATCCTCTCCCGAGATTTAG GGAGTTTATCGAAGATTGCAGAAGAGATAGCAAGGGAAGAAAAAGCTCAAGTGTTTGCAATAAGAATTGACTGCTCGGATACACGAAGCATAAGAGAAGCTTTTGAAGGAGTTCTGTCACTTGGGTTTGTGGAAGTATTGGTATATAATGCTGCGTATCAACCCCTTCCTTTGCATCCAACCAATTTCACAGAAATTCCGGTCAATTCTTTCGAGAAATCACTCGCTGTTTCATCTGTTGGTGCCTTCCACTGTGCTCAGCAG GTTCTACCAGGTATGGTAGAGAGAGGGAGAGGGACAATACTGTTTACAGGCTGTTCAGCTTCACTTGGTGGCATGTCTGGCTTCTCTGAATTGT GTTGTGGGAAGTTTGCGTTAAGAGGACTATCACAATGTCTGGCAAGAGAGTTTCAGTCACAGGGAATACATGTTGCTCATGTTATTATTGATGGTCTGGTTGGAGCACCCAG GATGCCAAGTATATTGCAAAGAACAACTACTGGGGAGCAGCCAAGTGGAGTAGGAGGAAGAGCAGCAGACGGATTGATGGACCCTGATTCACTAGCACAGACTTACTGGCACTTGCATCTGCAAGATCGCTCAGCTTGGACGCAAGAGATCGACCTTCGTCCCTCCACCACTTTTAGGTTTTTCTAG